In a genomic window of Cuculus canorus isolate bCucCan1 chromosome 4, bCucCan1.pri, whole genome shotgun sequence:
- the CRACD gene encoding capping protein-inhibiting regulator of actin dynamics isoform X1, whose amino-acid sequence MINLFRKPYKKKAGKFQPFKKLFGKRKKREPVSDCEEAKLKPSHSFGNICNGTLSSDEEPNSSLRSSHYSMGSRAFSHDSIFIPDGRTESEQAIQAMSQENVLGKVKTLQQQLAKNIKFGQPPQMTVSVKTIGEANASREEDVFLGSPMEIETQQDTVISDSGNKSTDTPDFLRAMNLPGTRHEVEEKVPPVKSSRPKRQFSCSGTIETINLDAVPQAAARLDNSAAKHKLSVKPKKQRMSRKHKRLTKGSQSLTITEFEPEDLETQLYGDIYPGYNGHIIADKLIQNRDEQRQLQLEEDKRIEDHWGILEAERIRQIVEMEEQREMEEQRCQELEQMQKEQERRHCEEERRQYLLEGEISSEIEEQTRHKEERRLLEDEKRQQLEEQKYQELEKRRQKELEEQQGRELEELKHQEQEEQKTQELEEQKHQELEEKHRQELEEQWHQEQEEKQRQELEEQKLQEQEEQQRQELEEHNLQEQEQQQRRELEEQQQRRELEEHNLQEQEQQQRRELEEQQQRRELEEQKLQDQEEQQRQDLEEQRHQEQEDQQRRELEEQKHQKWGEQRHQKLEEQKHQGREEQRHKELEEKQRRELKKQKSLELEELRENEIEKQCQEEEERNWLKEQKELKEQNKEEKQRQELEEKELQEAEIQLKQEKESESLKQQKKQEEQRQLLEEKGEKTEKEQSQQVMDKKKKWEEQRKHKLTKQMHLESADSVQQDELKHQKQQNEQEWNKLEEQEVGTEGQNLQQKQHEKSSEQQQEKDQLCLGGADSHTIEENLQEGSKSQNLKQPEKGNKTAEEILAQKLKREVEAQEQKRIGEELRWQEVDERQTGSRPFTFQVSSGDKQIIFQKVNLSPVMPVKGAGLSSPSIKDYRMHASSKGSHTLPSSVCVPHTAILVTGAQLCGTAVNLNQIKDTACKSLLGLTEDRKNVDIPSPEKAQKKMQNPRPSSSKMKYAQETLNNQAVLAEWASIRSRILKNAENGKYNERDRVSVCRHSDDWTPRGRGAPHGNLRKTLSANAKFSITPAWQKFSEASRSKSEAESVSAAKVNETAAVGGITGSSTDSKEDVASIFKDNLAEKAKEKKETHSEMTDNTEGCKFAKDLPSFLVPSFPHSPGKELPQAELPGALENEQNSSTKKADKPAPNGEENVSPFGIKLRRTNYSLRFHYDQQAEQRKKKRYSAGDSFDGVPDPLVTTEGEKESAVFAPQECTSPHMGKVNIPGNLKDSKDSSVVQVSQPANSPVVLPATGQSALPSHEKPPCKSLFPQKPALAPKPTTQTPPSSPLSKVNRSNLADMLGQRLLKAESDGGWRKEDRANAGHSPPSNEYKNEEEEIREKKSFFPSISIPWREKNDKKPEPLKKEKPVLQSRHSLDGSKLMEKVETSQPLWITLALQKQKGFREQQATREERRQAREAKQAEKLAKENAALSNQSDNKSSSSKTSTVQKSTAQEGEKKIETAVSRLERREQLKKSNTLPTSVTVEISDSVPSTPLAKEVAKRFSTPDANPVSTEPAWLALAKRKAKAWSDCPQIIK is encoded by the exons caaCAGTTGGCCAAGAATATAAAATTTGGGCAGCCTCCACAAATGACAGTTTCTGTGAAGACAATAGGGGAGGCAAATGCTAGTAGAGAAGAAGATGTGTTTCTTGGTAGCCCAATGGAGATTGAGACTCAGCAGGACACAGTGATCTCAGACAGTGGTAATAaa TCCACTGACACTCCAGATTTTTTGAGAGCAATGAATTTGCCTGGAACAAGACatgaagtggaagaaaag GTCCCTCCAGTCAAATCCTCTCGGCCAAAAAGACAGTTTTCCTGTTCTGGCACAATTGAAACCATCAATTTGGATGCAGttccccaggctgctgctcGTCTAGACAACAGTGCAGCTAAACACAAACTGTCAGTGAAGCCAAAAAAGCAGAGGATGTCAAGAAAGCACAAGAGATTAACAAAG GGATCACAAAGTTTAACAATAACAGAATTCGAGCCAGAGGACCTGGAAACTCAGCTGTATGGAGACATATACCCAGGTTATAATGGACATATCATTGCAGACAAGTTAATCCAGAACAGAGATGAGCAGAGGCAGCTTCAGCtggaagaagacaaaagaatTGAAGATCATTGGGGGATTCTTGAGGCTGAAAGAATAAGGCAGATTGTAGAAAtggaagaacaaagagaaatggaagaacaaAGGTGCCAAGAACTTGAGCAGATGCAGAAAGAGCAGGAGAGAAGGCATTGTGAAGAAGAGAGGAGGCAGTATCTCCTTGAAGGAGAGATATCTTCAGAAATAGAAGAGCAAACACGCCATAAAGAGGAGAGaagactgctggaagatgagaaGAGGCAAcagctggaggagcagaagtaccaggagctggagaagcgGAGGCAGAAGGAGTTGGAGGAGCAACAGGGAAgagagctggaggagctgaagcACCAGGAACAAGAGGAGCAAAAGACAcaagagctggaggagcagaagcACCAGGAATTGGAGGAGAAACACAGACAAGAGTTGGAGGAGCAGTGGCACCAGgaacaggaggagaaacagagacaagagctggaggagcagaagcTCCAGGAACAGGAGGAGCAACAGAGACAAGAGTTGGAGGAGCACAATCTTCAggaacaggagcagcagcagagacgAGAActagaggagcagcagcagagacgAGAGTTGGAGGAGCACAATCTTCAggaacaggagcagcagcagagacgAGAActagaggagcagcagcagagacgAGAACTAGAGGAGCAGAAGCTCCAGGACCAGGAGGAGCAACAGAGACAAGATCTAGAAGAACAGAGACACCAGGAACAGGAAGACCAACAGAGACGAGAGTTGGAGGAGCAGAAGCACCAGAAATGGGGAGAGCAGAGACACCAGAAGTTAGAAGAGCAGAAGCATCAGGGACGAGAAGAGCAGCGGCACaaagagctggaggaaaaacagagacgagagctgaagaagcagaaaagtctAGAGCTGGAAGAATTAAGGGAAAATGAGATCGAAAAACAGTgtcaagaggaagaagaaagaaattggctgaaggaacaaaaagaacttaaggaacaaaataaggaagagaaacaacGACAAGAGctagaagaaaaagagcttcAGGAAGCTGAAATACAActgaagcaggagaaagaatCTGAGAGCCtcaaacaacagaagaaacaggagGAACAAAGACAGCttttggaggagaaaggagaaaagacagagaaggaacaATCCCAGCAAGTAATGgataagaagaagaaatgggaagagcagagaaagcatAAGCTCACAAAACAAATGCACTTGGAAAGTGCAGACAGCGTGCAACAAGATGAACTGAAGcatcaaaagcaacaaaacGAACAAGAATGGAACAAGTTAGAAGAGCAGGAGGTAGGCACAGAAGGACAAAATCTTCAGCAAAAGCAACATGAAAAATCTTCGgaacagcaacaggaaaaggaTCAGTTGTGTTTGGGAGGGGCTGATAGCCATACAATAGAGGAGAATCTCCAAGAAGGATCAAAATCCCAAAACCTCAAACAGCCagaaaaagggaataaaactgcagaagaaatccTAGCccagaaactgaagagagaagTTGAGGCTCAGGAGCAAAAGCGAATAGGGGAAGAACTTAGGTGGCAAGAAGTAGATGAAAGACAGACTGGATCCAGACCCTTCACATTTCAAGTGTCTTCTGGAGATAAACAGATCATATTTCAGAAGGTAAATCTGAGTCCAGTCATGCCTGTCAAAGGAGCAGGACTCTCTTCTCCATCCATCAAAGACTACAGGATGCATGCTTCCAGCAAGGGCTCTCATACACTGCCATCATCTGTTTGTGTACCCCATACAGCTATTTTGGTTACTGGAGCACAGCTGTGTGGCACAGCAGTTAACTTGAACCAGATAAAGGACACGGCTTGTAAATCACTACTTGGCttaacagaagacagaaaaaacgTGGATATTCCTTCACCAGAGAAGgcccagaaaaaaatgcagaatccCAGACCCAGCAgcagtaaaatgaaatatgcaCAGGAGACACTGAACAACCAGGCTGTACTTGCTGAGTGGGCTTCCATCCGCTCCAGGATCCTAAAGAACGCAGAAAATGGCAAATACAATGAGAGAGACCGAGTAAGTGTCTGCAGACATAGTGATGACTGGACACCCAGAGGACGAGGTGCTCCCCATGGCAACTTGAGGAAAACCCTGTCTGCAAATGCAAAGTTCTCCATAACGCCAGCATGGCAGAAATTTTCAGAAGCTTCAAGGTCCAAGTCAGAGGCTGAGAGTGTAAGTGCAGCAAAAGTCAATGAAACAGCAGCTGTGGGAGGAATCACTGGCTCATCCACTGATTCAAAGGAGGATGTGGCTTCCATTTTCAAGGATAACTTAGCTGAAAAGGctaaggagaaaaaggaaacccATAGTGAAATGACAGACAACACAGAAGGCTGTAAATTTGCGAAAGATCTGCCGTCTTTCCTTGTTCCAAGTTTTCCTCATTCTCCAGGTAAAGAATTACCCCAGGCAGAACTTCCTGGAGCTCTGGAAAATGAGCAAAATAGCAgtacaaaaaaagcagataaaccAGCACCcaatggagaagaaaatgtttctccttttgGGATTAAATTGCGAAGGACAAACTACTCTTTACGTTTCCATTATGATCAACAggcagagcaaaggaaaaagaaaagatatagTGCAGGAGATAGTTTTGATGGTGTGCCTGACCCACTAGTTACTACAGAAGGTGAGAAAGAATCTGCTGTTTTTGCTCCACAAGAGTGTACATCACCTCACATGGGGAAAGTGAACATCCCTGGTAATTTAAAAGACTCAAAAGACTCTTCTGTGGTGCAGGTGTCGCAACCAGCAAACTCACCAGTGGTCCTTCCAGCCACTGGCCAGAGTGCTTTACCCTCTCATGAGAAACCACCATGCAAATCACTGTTTCCACAGAAACCTGCTTTAGCTCCAAAGCCCACCACTCAGACACCACCATCATCTCCTCTCTCTAAAGTGAACAGATCGAACCTAGCTGATATGCTAGGACAAAGGTTGCTTAAAGCCGAATCTGATGGtggctggagaaaagaagacagagcaaaTGCAGGGCACTCCCCACCATCCAATGAATacaaaaatgaagaggaagaaattaggGAAAAGAAGTCATTTTTCCCATCTATAAGTATtccatggagagaaaaaaatgacaaaaagccTGAGCCATTGAAGAAAG aaaaaccTGTCCTCCAGAGCAGGCACTCTTTAGATGGCTCTAAATTGATGGAAAAAGTTGAAACTTCACAACCACTTTGGATTACATTAGCGctgcaaaaacaaaagggaTTTCGTGAGCAGCAAGCTacaagggaagagaggagacaAGCCAGAGAGGCAAAGCAAGCAGAGAAGCTGgctaaagaaaat gcTGCCCTAAGTAATCAGTCAGataataaaagcagcagcagcaaaacaagcaCAGTGCAGAAATCTACAGCtcaagaaggggaaaagaaaattgagacTGCTGTGTCAAGACTGGAAAGAAGGGAGCAGCTAAAAAAGTCAAACACTCTTCCAACTTCTGTGACAG TGGAAATTTCAGATTCTGTTCCATCAACTCCACTGGCAAAGGAGGTGGCCAAGAGGTTCTCTACACCTGATGCTAACCCGGTGTCAACAGAACCAGCCTGGCTTGCGTTAGccaagaggaaagcaaaagcctGGAGTGACTGTCCACAGATCATAAAGTAA
- the CRACD gene encoding capping protein-inhibiting regulator of actin dynamics isoform X2, with amino-acid sequence MGSRAFSHDSIFIPDGRTESEQAIQAMSQENVLGKVKTLQQQLAKNIKFGQPPQMTVSVKTIGEANASREEDVFLGSPMEIETQQDTVISDSGNKSTDTPDFLRAMNLPGTRHEVEEKVPPVKSSRPKRQFSCSGTIETINLDAVPQAAARLDNSAAKHKLSVKPKKQRMSRKHKRLTKGSQSLTITEFEPEDLETQLYGDIYPGYNGHIIADKLIQNRDEQRQLQLEEDKRIEDHWGILEAERIRQIVEMEEQREMEEQRCQELEQMQKEQERRHCEEERRQYLLEGEISSEIEEQTRHKEERRLLEDEKRQQLEEQKYQELEKRRQKELEEQQGRELEELKHQEQEEQKTQELEEQKHQELEEKHRQELEEQWHQEQEEKQRQELEEQKLQEQEEQQRQELEEHNLQEQEQQQRRELEEQQQRRELEEHNLQEQEQQQRRELEEQQQRRELEEQKLQDQEEQQRQDLEEQRHQEQEDQQRRELEEQKHQKWGEQRHQKLEEQKHQGREEQRHKELEEKQRRELKKQKSLELEELRENEIEKQCQEEEERNWLKEQKELKEQNKEEKQRQELEEKELQEAEIQLKQEKESESLKQQKKQEEQRQLLEEKGEKTEKEQSQQVMDKKKKWEEQRKHKLTKQMHLESADSVQQDELKHQKQQNEQEWNKLEEQEVGTEGQNLQQKQHEKSSEQQQEKDQLCLGGADSHTIEENLQEGSKSQNLKQPEKGNKTAEEILAQKLKREVEAQEQKRIGEELRWQEVDERQTGSRPFTFQVSSGDKQIIFQKVNLSPVMPVKGAGLSSPSIKDYRMHASSKGSHTLPSSVCVPHTAILVTGAQLCGTAVNLNQIKDTACKSLLGLTEDRKNVDIPSPEKAQKKMQNPRPSSSKMKYAQETLNNQAVLAEWASIRSRILKNAENGKYNERDRVSVCRHSDDWTPRGRGAPHGNLRKTLSANAKFSITPAWQKFSEASRSKSEAESVSAAKVNETAAVGGITGSSTDSKEDVASIFKDNLAEKAKEKKETHSEMTDNTEGCKFAKDLPSFLVPSFPHSPGKELPQAELPGALENEQNSSTKKADKPAPNGEENVSPFGIKLRRTNYSLRFHYDQQAEQRKKKRYSAGDSFDGVPDPLVTTEGEKESAVFAPQECTSPHMGKVNIPGNLKDSKDSSVVQVSQPANSPVVLPATGQSALPSHEKPPCKSLFPQKPALAPKPTTQTPPSSPLSKVNRSNLADMLGQRLLKAESDGGWRKEDRANAGHSPPSNEYKNEEEEIREKKSFFPSISIPWREKNDKKPEPLKKEKPVLQSRHSLDGSKLMEKVETSQPLWITLALQKQKGFREQQATREERRQAREAKQAEKLAKENAALSNQSDNKSSSSKTSTVQKSTAQEGEKKIETAVSRLERREQLKKSNTLPTSVTVEISDSVPSTPLAKEVAKRFSTPDANPVSTEPAWLALAKRKAKAWSDCPQIIK; translated from the exons caaCAGTTGGCCAAGAATATAAAATTTGGGCAGCCTCCACAAATGACAGTTTCTGTGAAGACAATAGGGGAGGCAAATGCTAGTAGAGAAGAAGATGTGTTTCTTGGTAGCCCAATGGAGATTGAGACTCAGCAGGACACAGTGATCTCAGACAGTGGTAATAaa TCCACTGACACTCCAGATTTTTTGAGAGCAATGAATTTGCCTGGAACAAGACatgaagtggaagaaaag GTCCCTCCAGTCAAATCCTCTCGGCCAAAAAGACAGTTTTCCTGTTCTGGCACAATTGAAACCATCAATTTGGATGCAGttccccaggctgctgctcGTCTAGACAACAGTGCAGCTAAACACAAACTGTCAGTGAAGCCAAAAAAGCAGAGGATGTCAAGAAAGCACAAGAGATTAACAAAG GGATCACAAAGTTTAACAATAACAGAATTCGAGCCAGAGGACCTGGAAACTCAGCTGTATGGAGACATATACCCAGGTTATAATGGACATATCATTGCAGACAAGTTAATCCAGAACAGAGATGAGCAGAGGCAGCTTCAGCtggaagaagacaaaagaatTGAAGATCATTGGGGGATTCTTGAGGCTGAAAGAATAAGGCAGATTGTAGAAAtggaagaacaaagagaaatggaagaacaaAGGTGCCAAGAACTTGAGCAGATGCAGAAAGAGCAGGAGAGAAGGCATTGTGAAGAAGAGAGGAGGCAGTATCTCCTTGAAGGAGAGATATCTTCAGAAATAGAAGAGCAAACACGCCATAAAGAGGAGAGaagactgctggaagatgagaaGAGGCAAcagctggaggagcagaagtaccaggagctggagaagcgGAGGCAGAAGGAGTTGGAGGAGCAACAGGGAAgagagctggaggagctgaagcACCAGGAACAAGAGGAGCAAAAGACAcaagagctggaggagcagaagcACCAGGAATTGGAGGAGAAACACAGACAAGAGTTGGAGGAGCAGTGGCACCAGgaacaggaggagaaacagagacaagagctggaggagcagaagcTCCAGGAACAGGAGGAGCAACAGAGACAAGAGTTGGAGGAGCACAATCTTCAggaacaggagcagcagcagagacgAGAActagaggagcagcagcagagacgAGAGTTGGAGGAGCACAATCTTCAggaacaggagcagcagcagagacgAGAActagaggagcagcagcagagacgAGAACTAGAGGAGCAGAAGCTCCAGGACCAGGAGGAGCAACAGAGACAAGATCTAGAAGAACAGAGACACCAGGAACAGGAAGACCAACAGAGACGAGAGTTGGAGGAGCAGAAGCACCAGAAATGGGGAGAGCAGAGACACCAGAAGTTAGAAGAGCAGAAGCATCAGGGACGAGAAGAGCAGCGGCACaaagagctggaggaaaaacagagacgagagctgaagaagcagaaaagtctAGAGCTGGAAGAATTAAGGGAAAATGAGATCGAAAAACAGTgtcaagaggaagaagaaagaaattggctgaaggaacaaaaagaacttaaggaacaaaataaggaagagaaacaacGACAAGAGctagaagaaaaagagcttcAGGAAGCTGAAATACAActgaagcaggagaaagaatCTGAGAGCCtcaaacaacagaagaaacaggagGAACAAAGACAGCttttggaggagaaaggagaaaagacagagaaggaacaATCCCAGCAAGTAATGgataagaagaagaaatgggaagagcagagaaagcatAAGCTCACAAAACAAATGCACTTGGAAAGTGCAGACAGCGTGCAACAAGATGAACTGAAGcatcaaaagcaacaaaacGAACAAGAATGGAACAAGTTAGAAGAGCAGGAGGTAGGCACAGAAGGACAAAATCTTCAGCAAAAGCAACATGAAAAATCTTCGgaacagcaacaggaaaaggaTCAGTTGTGTTTGGGAGGGGCTGATAGCCATACAATAGAGGAGAATCTCCAAGAAGGATCAAAATCCCAAAACCTCAAACAGCCagaaaaagggaataaaactgcagaagaaatccTAGCccagaaactgaagagagaagTTGAGGCTCAGGAGCAAAAGCGAATAGGGGAAGAACTTAGGTGGCAAGAAGTAGATGAAAGACAGACTGGATCCAGACCCTTCACATTTCAAGTGTCTTCTGGAGATAAACAGATCATATTTCAGAAGGTAAATCTGAGTCCAGTCATGCCTGTCAAAGGAGCAGGACTCTCTTCTCCATCCATCAAAGACTACAGGATGCATGCTTCCAGCAAGGGCTCTCATACACTGCCATCATCTGTTTGTGTACCCCATACAGCTATTTTGGTTACTGGAGCACAGCTGTGTGGCACAGCAGTTAACTTGAACCAGATAAAGGACACGGCTTGTAAATCACTACTTGGCttaacagaagacagaaaaaacgTGGATATTCCTTCACCAGAGAAGgcccagaaaaaaatgcagaatccCAGACCCAGCAgcagtaaaatgaaatatgcaCAGGAGACACTGAACAACCAGGCTGTACTTGCTGAGTGGGCTTCCATCCGCTCCAGGATCCTAAAGAACGCAGAAAATGGCAAATACAATGAGAGAGACCGAGTAAGTGTCTGCAGACATAGTGATGACTGGACACCCAGAGGACGAGGTGCTCCCCATGGCAACTTGAGGAAAACCCTGTCTGCAAATGCAAAGTTCTCCATAACGCCAGCATGGCAGAAATTTTCAGAAGCTTCAAGGTCCAAGTCAGAGGCTGAGAGTGTAAGTGCAGCAAAAGTCAATGAAACAGCAGCTGTGGGAGGAATCACTGGCTCATCCACTGATTCAAAGGAGGATGTGGCTTCCATTTTCAAGGATAACTTAGCTGAAAAGGctaaggagaaaaaggaaacccATAGTGAAATGACAGACAACACAGAAGGCTGTAAATTTGCGAAAGATCTGCCGTCTTTCCTTGTTCCAAGTTTTCCTCATTCTCCAGGTAAAGAATTACCCCAGGCAGAACTTCCTGGAGCTCTGGAAAATGAGCAAAATAGCAgtacaaaaaaagcagataaaccAGCACCcaatggagaagaaaatgtttctccttttgGGATTAAATTGCGAAGGACAAACTACTCTTTACGTTTCCATTATGATCAACAggcagagcaaaggaaaaagaaaagatatagTGCAGGAGATAGTTTTGATGGTGTGCCTGACCCACTAGTTACTACAGAAGGTGAGAAAGAATCTGCTGTTTTTGCTCCACAAGAGTGTACATCACCTCACATGGGGAAAGTGAACATCCCTGGTAATTTAAAAGACTCAAAAGACTCTTCTGTGGTGCAGGTGTCGCAACCAGCAAACTCACCAGTGGTCCTTCCAGCCACTGGCCAGAGTGCTTTACCCTCTCATGAGAAACCACCATGCAAATCACTGTTTCCACAGAAACCTGCTTTAGCTCCAAAGCCCACCACTCAGACACCACCATCATCTCCTCTCTCTAAAGTGAACAGATCGAACCTAGCTGATATGCTAGGACAAAGGTTGCTTAAAGCCGAATCTGATGGtggctggagaaaagaagacagagcaaaTGCAGGGCACTCCCCACCATCCAATGAATacaaaaatgaagaggaagaaattaggGAAAAGAAGTCATTTTTCCCATCTATAAGTATtccatggagagaaaaaaatgacaaaaagccTGAGCCATTGAAGAAAG aaaaaccTGTCCTCCAGAGCAGGCACTCTTTAGATGGCTCTAAATTGATGGAAAAAGTTGAAACTTCACAACCACTTTGGATTACATTAGCGctgcaaaaacaaaagggaTTTCGTGAGCAGCAAGCTacaagggaagagaggagacaAGCCAGAGAGGCAAAGCAAGCAGAGAAGCTGgctaaagaaaat gcTGCCCTAAGTAATCAGTCAGataataaaagcagcagcagcaaaacaagcaCAGTGCAGAAATCTACAGCtcaagaaggggaaaagaaaattgagacTGCTGTGTCAAGACTGGAAAGAAGGGAGCAGCTAAAAAAGTCAAACACTCTTCCAACTTCTGTGACAG TGGAAATTTCAGATTCTGTTCCATCAACTCCACTGGCAAAGGAGGTGGCCAAGAGGTTCTCTACACCTGATGCTAACCCGGTGTCAACAGAACCAGCCTGGCTTGCGTTAGccaagaggaaagcaaaagcctGGAGTGACTGTCCACAGATCATAAAGTAA